A window of Thiocapsa bogorovii genomic DNA:
CGCTTGCGGTGATCGGCGAGCTGGCCGCCGCCGCGGCGGCGGCCGTCGTCACGGCCCTGCTGCTGGGGTCCAAGCCGCTGATCCATCGCTGGATCCATGCCATGGAGCAGAAGGATCTCAAGGCCGGTCTTACCCTGCTGCTCATCTCCGTGGTGGCGTTGCCGGTGTTGCCGGATCAGGGGTACGGCCCATGGAATGCCGTCAACCCGCGTGAAATCTGGTGGATGGTGGTTCTGATCGCGAGCATCTCCTTTGTCGGTTATTACGCGATGAGGCTCGTGGGGACGCGGCGCGGGACCCTGTTCACCGGACTCTTCGGTGGTCTTGCGTCTTCGACCGCGTTGACCCTGCATTTCTCGCGCCTGGCACATGCTCGCGAGGAGATGGTCCCCGTGCTGGCCACCGCAATCCTGGTGGCCTGCGCGACCATGTTCCCCCGGATGGTGCTGGTGTCGAGCCTGATCCATCCGCCATTGCTGCCGCACTTGATCTGGCCTGCCGCGGCAATGGCCCTGATCGCCTACGGATTTGCGGCCTTCTACTGGCTGACTCAGCCGCGTGGCGGCGACGACGCGGACGCGCTTCTCGACAACCCCCTGGAGCTGAAATCCGCGGTCGGCTTCGGACTTCTGCTTGGCCTGGTGATGCTCTTGGCGAGGGGCATCGAGAGCTGGATCGGAGCGACCGGTGTCATGATGCTGGCCGCCGCCTCGGGGATCGCGGATGTGGATGCCATTACCCTCACGATTGCCCGTATGAGCCGCGACGAACTCGCCGTCGGCATTGCGGTCTGGAGCATCGTCATTGCTGCGGCCGTCAACAGCCTGGTCAAGGGGGTCATTGCGGCCTCGGTCGGTGGTCGCGCGCTGGGTGTGCGCATCACCTTGCCGCTGCTCGGTGCGGGTCTGGGCGGCCTCGCGGTCGCTTGGTGGACGCTTCTTTGATCGACGTCTCGCCGTTGCTTGTCATGTCGATCAGGTCGATCGGTGCGGTCGGTTAAACCCCGCCCGGTGCGGTCTGCGATGTCTTTGGATGGGATCGGCCCCGGCAGGCTTGACGACCGCTGGAATCTGCGCGGTTTAGCCGATAAATACATAAGTTATCTTAAACCGCGTCCCCGCTGATGGCCGTGGATGCGCCAAACGTCGAGTTCACTCGAAAGCCAGCATCTCCCTCTGGACGCGATTCAAAGGAGGCGATCGGAAATGAGCACGATGAAACAGTCCGGCTGCATCCGCAATCTCGTCGGTGTCGCGGTTTGGGCGCTGACCTCGATGTCGGTAGCCGCCTGGTCGGCGACCGCGGAGTTTGACGAGGAGTCGTCGAGCGCGGCGTCGGTGACCGATGCCGTCTACACGCCGGACGGCAGTGCGCATGAGCGCATGCTTGCGGCCTATCGCACGTGGTCGGAGACCCGATGGCGGGACTACGACCGGGCACAGGATATCTCCCCGCGACAGATGCTCGTTCTGCTCGAGGTTTCCGAGCGCACCGGGGCCAATCTCGGGCAGGCGCTGGCCACCGGAGAGATGGAAAGCGCCTATACCTGGAACGATCACGTTCGGCCCACGATCGCCGAAGGTCGGGTGGGTTCGGCGACCGGCGTCTGGCAGTTCCTCCCTGCAACCTTCCACGGCATCCTCGAAAAGTACGGCGACGAGTTGCTGAGCGCGACCGAGGCGAGAGCGGACCGCGAGTCCATGGACTTGGGAGACGGCCCTTTCTCCGACGCGCAGGTGCGTCGTTTGATCCGAGACGCGATCGAGGGTGTGCGCGATGCCAAGGACGAGGAGCTGCAGCTGCTGCGTCACAACTTCGCGGTGCTTGCCTTCGCCAAGCACTACCTGAGTGTGGATTCGGGGGCGACGACGCCCGAAGAGGATTATCTCTTTCATTTTCTCGGCGCCGGGGTGGGTCGACGGATCCTGGCGCTGGCGCGCGGCGAGGCGCGGGACACCCTCTGCGTGAAGCCCGTCGAAGAGCCGACGTCGCCCCTCGAGGAGACGCCGGGGGGTGGGCCATCAAGCACCGACATCGCAAGCCTGCAGCCGGATGCCGCGTCTGATTCCGCGCCGCCGGCCGCAGCGGATCTGAGCCTCGGCGCGGCCCGCGAGCGCTCCGAGCCGCTCGGTTTGCGGCGGGCGGATCGGCTATCCGCGTCCCGGCAGCCTGCGGATGTGACGATTTACGCGCGCCGGCCCTCCAACGATGTCGCCGTGTCCCGGCCTGCGCTGAGGGCTGCGGCCTATGCGCCCGCACCCTCCGTCGCGTCTGCCTTCGTTGCGCCGCTCCCGGTGTCGTCGCAGTGGGGTTTGCCCGCCGACTCGCCGACGGTCACGGGCAACCTCGGGATGTTCTACCGTGACGGCCGGGAGCAGACGCAACCCTATACCTGGGGCGAGTTCATGGAACATCTGGCCAGGCGCGTGCGGGCCGAGAGCCAACCGTCAATGGTGCGGGCCAAGTACGGTGTCGGGTTCGATTTGGCTGGTGGCGATATGCCGGAGCGGGCCTTCGATCCGACGAAGACGGTCGAGCCGGCGACCTTCAGCCACGGGCCGGACCGGCGCGTGACGGTGCCCATGGCGCTGGTGACGGGGCCGCTCGATCGAGACGAAACCCGTCACTATAAGGCGCTCCTTGCAGCACTGGTGGGCCGAGGTGAGGACACGCCGATGGAGACACTGCCGCCGCGTGCAGTCTCGGCACTGCGTCACCTCGGCTTCTTGCCTGCGAATGTGTCGGGGACCGACACGCGTGATCCCGCGGTGCAGAATGCCCTGCGCGCCTTCAGGGAAGCGGTCGGCAAGGCCGAGCCGGAAGACCCGGAGCATCGCCATCGTCTCATGCCGGCCGAGCGGATCGCGCTCGAGATCTACGATCGTCGCATCGCGCGTTATGCCGCGCTGCAGGCCGGCCAAAAGGCGTCCTTGGCCGAGGCGCCCGATCTGACTCGAATCAAGGGCCTGCCGAGCGGGTTGCAGCGTTTGGCTGCGCCTCACCTGGTTCAGCTGCAAACAGCCTTGGCCGAGCGCGAGCTCCTCAAACAGCCGACCCGGAAATCCGTTTGGCGCGACAAGAAAAAGAAGAAGCGCGTGTCCTACAAGACCATCCCGTTCGCGGGCAAGGTCGACGCGGCAACGCTCGCCGCGCTCGACGCCTTCCAGTGGCGCAACGGTCTGCGCAAGACCGGCGGCGCGTTGGATGCCGCGACCCTCGGTCTGCTTGGGTTGCCGCCGATGGGTGCCGAGATCTTCAGGCCCTTGTCCGGCCCTATGTGCTCGGTTCAGATCTGGGCGGGCAGACCGCCGATCTGCGGGATTCGCCGAGAAACGCAAGACCCGGTTGACGTTGCACGCATCGCCGGGCTCGCGGATCCCGCCCCGGAGTCCTGGTTCGAGGGCATCGTCGTCGGTCTGCCGCATGTCCGGTGAGCAGTCCCCGAGCGTCGCTGCTCGGCGATCCAAGCGTCTGCGCGACTGGGTCATCAACATCGCGCTGATCCTGCTGATCTTCGGCACCGTTCAATGGTGGACGGCGCGCCCCCTGGTCACCGGCGAGGCACCGCCGCTCGCCGGCGTCACCCTGGATGGACAGACGTTCGACCTTGACGCGCTCGCCGGACGGCCGGTGCTGGTGCACTTCTGGGCGAGCTGGTGTCCGGTCTGCGGTCTGATGGACGGCGCCGTTGCCTCGATCGCCGAGGACTATGCAGTGGTGACCGTAGCGATCCAATCCGGCGGTCCGGACGAGCTGCGACGCGACATGGCCGAGTCGGGCCATGCGTTTCCGGTGATCGCCGACCCAGCCGGTTGGATCGCTGATCGATGGGGGGTCGTCGGTGTGCCGGCCACTTTCGTGGTCGATTCCTCCGGCCGGATCCGCGATGCGGTCGTCGGGATCGCGACCCAGCCTGGCCTGCGTTGGCGTCTGTGGCGCGCCGGCACGAGGTCGCCCGATGTTGCCCCGGGGGCCGGCGGCATTCAGGCGGCCGGGATAGGCATTCATCTAGACGTTGCCGGATCTGGTTCATCAACCGCAAAGCGCAGCCCGAGCATAAATTAGAGCTTGCTAATTTAGTAATTTCTAATATACTGCTCGTCAGTGGAGGCCGAGACGGACTCCATGCTTGCTGCCAACAACATAAAACGATTCGGAGAATTGAATGAACAAGCTTGCTACTGCTGCTGCCATCGCCGCCCTCCTCGGTGCTTCCGCTTCCGCGTCCGCATGGTGGGGTCCGGGTGCCGGCGGGTACGGCCCGGGCTACGGCTCCGGTCTCGGCGATACCTTCGGCGACATGTTCGGCGACGGCTACGGCGACTTCAACTTCGGCATGAGCGGCGGCGGTAGTGGTCGTGGCTACGGTCGCGGTCAGGGTCGCGGCTACGGCTACGGCTACAACAACCCCTACTACGGCTATGGCGCGCCTTACTACGGCGGCGGTTACCCCTACGCCTACCCCTATGCCGCGCCGGTCGCCCCGATGGCGCCTGTTGCTCCGGCTCAGCCCCAAGTCAAGTAAGATCCGCTTGAACACCGATGCGCCTCGCGCGCATCGGTACGAAAAAGGCCAGGCGTTAGCCTGGCCTTTTTCGTTTTGTGCCTGAGATCTGCACGGCAAGCCCCGGGGACCGAATGGCGCTCGGGGCGCCGATTGTGTATCGTCTTCTCGTCCGGTCCCCACGGGTCCTCTGACCCGATGCGACTCAGCTCAAGAGCAGCTTGCGGCCGAACGGCTGCTCCGGCGTTGCGTAGGATTCGGGTACGGCCCAAATGACCGGCCAACCGGGGCGGAAACGTGCGGGGCCATCCAGATCGGTCAGAACCACGCCGATATCCGGCCCATGCTTGTCGGCTTCTTCGAGCAGGGGTGTGAAATCGGTCCCGCCGCCGCCGTTGAATTCGATGTCCCGCAGATCCGATCGTCCGGGCTTGAAGTGTGCGACCCGTTGCACCCGACAGTCACCGATCACGAGCACGAGCGATGCCTCCAGACGCCGCGTGATCGCCTCGATTTCGCCGGCGAAGCGTTCCATCAGGTTGTCCTCGACCGAGCCCGAGACATCGACGATCACCACCAATCGCGGTACCGACTTGGACGCGCTGATGCCGGGCTCCCAGGGCAGGCGCCGACCCGACCCCATCCTTCCCTGATTGGCGATGTAGGACCGGGCCGGCCTCGACCAGGAGAGAGCGGGCTGAATCGAGAGACCGCGTGCCAGCTGCGTGCGCAGGATCTGCTCCCAGGGCGTGCGGATCTTCGGAAGATCCGCGATCAGGGCGCGGAGCATGGAGTGCGCACCGTCTCCGGCATGGGCACGCAGGATGCGCTCGCTCCATTCGCGTGCCTGCTCGGCCTCCAGCTCGGGTTGCTTCTGCGCATCGGGTTGGGGGAAGAGATCGGCATGGGTCTCGGCGCCGAGTGACCTGACCCGCGCGGACATCGGGCCGTCCTCGCGGACCTCGGTTCGGGACGACGCGTCGATCTCGTCCCGCGAAGCGCGCCCCTCCATGCCGGGTTGGTTGTCGCCGATCCCGCCGCGGCGACGACTGCGGGTTTTTTGGACCCGACCCGTGTCCGCGGCCCGGCGGTCGTCGATCGCGCGATAGAGGCGCTCGACATCCCATTCGAGCAGGGCCTTGTCGACACCGACATCGATGCCGAGCGTGGCGAGTAGGAGCTTGTCGAGGAACACCGACGAGATCGGCAACTCGAGCCAGCTCAGGTGACTCAAGGCGCTGTTGACGATGGCGTC
This region includes:
- a CDS encoding MgtC/SapB family protein; protein product: MILEDHQVFVGLAVALAIGLLIGVERGWKERGAEEGRRVAGVRTYALIGFLGGISGLLTGPSGALTLGLIFVGLAGALSVAHVLAYRHDEDAGITSLVAGLMTFLLGALAVIGELAAAAAAAVVTALLLGSKPLIHRWIHAMEQKDLKAGLTLLLISVVALPVLPDQGYGPWNAVNPREIWWMVVLIASISFVGYYAMRLVGTRRGTLFTGLFGGLASSTALTLHFSRLAHAREEMVPVLATAILVACATMFPRMVLVSSLIHPPLLPHLIWPAAAMALIAYGFAAFYWLTQPRGGDDADALLDNPLELKSAVGFGLLLGLVMLLARGIESWIGATGVMMLAAASGIADVDAITLTIARMSRDELAVGIAVWSIVIAAAVNSLVKGVIAASVGGRALGVRITLPLLGAGLGGLAVAWWTLL
- a CDS encoding protein disulfide oxidoreductase, with translation MSGEQSPSVAARRSKRLRDWVINIALILLIFGTVQWWTARPLVTGEAPPLAGVTLDGQTFDLDALAGRPVLVHFWASWCPVCGLMDGAVASIAEDYAVVTVAIQSGGPDELRRDMAESGHAFPVIADPAGWIADRWGVVGVPATFVVDSSGRIRDAVVGIATQPGLRWRLWRAGTRSPDVAPGAGGIQAAGIGIHLDVAGSGSSTAKRSPSIN
- a CDS encoding peptidoglycan-binding protein gives rise to the protein MSTMKQSGCIRNLVGVAVWALTSMSVAAWSATAEFDEESSSAASVTDAVYTPDGSAHERMLAAYRTWSETRWRDYDRAQDISPRQMLVLLEVSERTGANLGQALATGEMESAYTWNDHVRPTIAEGRVGSATGVWQFLPATFHGILEKYGDELLSATEARADRESMDLGDGPFSDAQVRRLIRDAIEGVRDAKDEELQLLRHNFAVLAFAKHYLSVDSGATTPEEDYLFHFLGAGVGRRILALARGEARDTLCVKPVEEPTSPLEETPGGGPSSTDIASLQPDAASDSAPPAAADLSLGAARERSEPLGLRRADRLSASRQPADVTIYARRPSNDVAVSRPALRAAAYAPAPSVASAFVAPLPVSSQWGLPADSPTVTGNLGMFYRDGREQTQPYTWGEFMEHLARRVRAESQPSMVRAKYGVGFDLAGGDMPERAFDPTKTVEPATFSHGPDRRVTVPMALVTGPLDRDETRHYKALLAALVGRGEDTPMETLPPRAVSALRHLGFLPANVSGTDTRDPAVQNALRAFREAVGKAEPEDPEHRHRLMPAERIALEIYDRRIARYAALQAGQKASLAEAPDLTRIKGLPSGLQRLAAPHLVQLQTALAERELLKQPTRKSVWRDKKKKKRVSYKTIPFAGKVDAATLAALDAFQWRNGLRKTGGALDAATLGLLGLPPMGAEIFRPLSGPMCSVQIWAGRPPICGIRRETQDPVDVARIAGLADPAPESWFEGIVVGLPHVR
- a CDS encoding sulfur globule family protein; translation: MNKLATAAAIAALLGASASASAWWGPGAGGYGPGYGSGLGDTFGDMFGDGYGDFNFGMSGGGSGRGYGRGQGRGYGYGYNNPYYGYGAPYYGGGYPYAYPYAAPVAPMAPVAPAQPQVK
- a CDS encoding vWA domain-containing protein, coding for MTNDLYSHRGTRAIQQMVEFAPSTGGLALWVKHRDLPPEMDPGPVATDGDTVYYGASFEQLSRPLQVGFVAHEVLHIALRHPQRYLDLQNLLGDVDLELFNICADAIVNSALSHLSWLELPISSVFLDKLLLATLGIDVGVDKALLEWDVERLYRAIDDRRAADTGRVQKTRSRRRGGIGDNQPGMEGRASRDEIDASSRTEVREDGPMSARVRSLGAETHADLFPQPDAQKQPELEAEQAREWSERILRAHAGDGAHSMLRALIADLPKIRTPWEQILRTQLARGLSIQPALSWSRPARSYIANQGRMGSGRRLPWEPGISASKSVPRLVVIVDVSGSVEDNLMERFAGEIEAITRRLEASLVLVIGDCRVQRVAHFKPGRSDLRDIEFNGGGGTDFTPLLEEADKHGPDIGVVLTDLDGPARFRPGWPVIWAVPESYATPEQPFGRKLLLS